A section of the Phaseolus vulgaris cultivar G19833 chromosome 8, P. vulgaris v2.0, whole genome shotgun sequence genome encodes:
- the LOC137825587 gene encoding uncharacterized protein: MKNVFVAFLALLIVLVVAVAASEVEVTTSGPPRSSDVTAGPKPPSHATAGPKPPSCAQKTVIIASGPPKSIHEISGPRASGPPKSTIKESSGSKTVIIASGPPKSIHEISGPRASGPPKSTIKASSGSKTVIIALGPPKAIHEISGPRVSGPPKSTIKASSGSKTVIIASGPPKSIHEISGPRASGPPKSTIKASSGSKTVIIASGPPKAIHEISGPRASGPPKSTITASSGSKTVIIASGPPKAIHEISGPRASGPPKSTIKALSAQKTVIIASGPPKV, from the coding sequence ATGAAGAACGTGTTTGTAGCTTTTTTAGCTTTGCTAATTGTTCTGGTAGTTGCAGTTGCAGCTTCAGAGGTAGAGGTCACAACCTCAGGGCCTCCAAGATCTTCTGATGTAACTGCAGGTCCAAAACCACCATCTCATGCAACTGCAGGTCCAAAACCACCATCTTGTGCACAAAAAACAGTTATTATAGCTTCAGGACCACCAAAATCAATTCATGAAATTTCAGGACCAAGGGCTTCAGGACCTCCGAAGTCAACAATTAAGGAATCAAGTGGATCAAAAACAGTTATTATAGCTTCAGGACCACCAAAATCAATTCATGAAATTTCAGGACCAAGGGCTTCAGGACCTCCGAAGTCAACAATTAAGGCATCAAGTGGATCAAAAACAGTTATTATAGCTTTAGGACCACCAAAAGCAATTCATGAAATTTCAGGACCAAGGGTTTCAGGACCTCCGAAGTCAACAATTAAGGCATCAAGTGGATCAAAAACAGTTATTATAGCTTCAGGACCACCAAAATCAATTCATGAAATTTCAGGACCAAGGGCTTCAGGACCTCCGAAGTCAACAATTAAGGCATCAAGTGGATCAAAAACAGTTATTATAGCTTCAGGACCACCAAAAGCAATTCATGAAATTTCAGGACCAAGGGCTTCAGGACCTCCAAAGTCAACAATTACGGCATCAAGTGGATCAAAAACAGTTATTATAGCTTCAGGACCACCAAAAGCAATTCATGAAATTTCAGGACCAAGGGCTTCAGGACCTCCAAAGTCAACAATTAAGGCATTAAGTGCACAAAAAACAGTTATTATAGCTTCAGGACCACCAAAAGTTTAA